The following are encoded together in the Acidovorax sp. KKS102 genome:
- a CDS encoding sensor histidine kinase, translated as MANTEGKPRSSSRKHVTAPSDATSPAPLEAIRRAREQRARVGLNLFWRTFFLLALLLVGSILAWLQTLRALEFEPRTLQTAQQIASLVNLSRAALVHSDAIARVSLIKTMADQEGVRILPREPKDKYALLDPTALGNRLTDELTMRLGPDTIVAQSVNGENGLWVGFNINGDPNWLLMDRSRFSPAGGRTWLIWLITAAALSLAGAAAIARLINRPLKQLSYAANRVKDGDFAASHLDEEVVTSEIREVNIGFNRMAQKLAKLEQDRAVMLAGISHDLRTPLARLRLETEMSVTDEVAREHMVADIVQLDATIDKFLDYARPDHVTLTPVNLHAVVSSCVYAVQDHRELQITMAVPEDLNVLADEVELARVISNLLENARRYGKNEDTGITNVDIAAKSRENWVLIKLRDHGPGVPPEQLSNLTKPFFRGDSARTAAAGAGLGLSIVDKTVQRMGGIFALANSSTGGLVAHLQLQRATSLPEGVDPKQRLQRPSVKRQLPRRRAEDRMA; from the coding sequence ATGGCCAACACTGAGGGCAAGCCCAGATCTTCGTCCCGCAAGCATGTCACCGCCCCCTCCGACGCCACCAGCCCTGCCCCGCTGGAGGCCATTCGGCGGGCGCGGGAGCAGCGTGCGCGCGTCGGTCTGAACCTTTTCTGGCGCACGTTTTTTCTGCTGGCCCTGCTGCTGGTGGGCAGCATCCTGGCGTGGTTGCAGACCCTGCGCGCGCTGGAGTTTGAACCGCGCACGCTGCAGACCGCGCAGCAGATTGCATCGCTGGTCAACCTGAGCCGCGCGGCGCTGGTGCATTCCGACGCCATCGCGCGCGTGTCGCTGATCAAGACCATGGCCGACCAGGAGGGGGTGCGCATCCTGCCGCGCGAGCCCAAGGACAAGTACGCACTGCTCGATCCGACGGCCCTGGGCAACCGCCTGACCGACGAGCTGACCATGCGCCTGGGCCCGGACACCATCGTGGCGCAAAGCGTGAACGGGGAAAACGGCCTGTGGGTCGGCTTCAACATCAACGGCGACCCCAACTGGCTGCTGATGGACCGCTCGCGCTTCAGCCCGGCAGGGGGACGCACCTGGCTGATCTGGCTGATCACGGCCGCCGCGCTGTCGCTGGCCGGTGCCGCAGCCATTGCCCGGCTGATCAACCGCCCGCTCAAGCAGCTGTCCTATGCGGCCAACCGCGTCAAAGACGGTGACTTTGCCGCCAGCCACCTCGACGAAGAAGTGGTGACCAGCGAAATCCGCGAGGTGAACATCGGCTTCAACCGCATGGCCCAAAAGCTGGCCAAGCTGGAACAGGACCGCGCCGTGATGCTGGCAGGCATTTCGCACGACCTGCGCACGCCGCTGGCGCGCCTGCGGCTGGAAACGGAAATGAGCGTTACCGACGAAGTGGCCCGCGAGCACATGGTGGCCGACATCGTGCAGCTAGACGCAACCATCGACAAGTTTCTGGACTACGCACGGCCCGACCACGTGACGCTCACGCCGGTGAACCTGCATGCGGTGGTGTCGTCATGTGTGTACGCGGTGCAGGACCACCGCGAGCTGCAGATCACCATGGCGGTGCCTGAGGACCTGAACGTGCTGGCAGACGAGGTGGAATTGGCCCGTGTGATCTCCAACCTGCTGGAGAACGCCAGGCGCTACGGCAAGAACGAGGACACGGGCATCACCAACGTGGACATCGCCGCCAAGAGCCGCGAAAACTGGGTGCTGATCAAGCTGCGCGACCATGGCCCGGGCGTGCCGCCCGAGCAACTGTCCAACCTCACCAAGCCGTTCTTCCGGGGCGACTCGGCACGCACGGCGGCGGCAGGTGCAGGCCTGGGGCTGTCGATTGTGGACAAGACGGTGCAGCGCATGGGCGGCATTTTTGCGCTGGCCAACTCCAGCACCGGCGGCCTGGTGGCCCACCTGCAACTGCAGCGTGCCACCAGCCTGCCCGAGGGCGTGGACCCCAAGCAGCGCCTGCAGCGCCCATCCGTCAAGCGCCAGCTGCCCCGGCGACGGGCGGAAGACCGGATGGCCTGA